A portion of the Lolium rigidum isolate FL_2022 chromosome 1, APGP_CSIRO_Lrig_0.1, whole genome shotgun sequence genome contains these proteins:
- the LOC124699465 gene encoding nuclear intron maturase 3, mitochondrial-like, translating to MLPRLARAHRRVLLPTPRTLSTATVSAPAPAPLSAAELEALLRRDHYSAATRRFHSLLPLLSHPSLLLASALLLRRRSHPSAAPPPLPPPLPTTTASPTSPTSHLRLLIPSRLKGRPLALPTLPLRLAILSAASALDAVFAPRAATFAYRARHAAIRYLRSIPNATWFFRAAIPRQPFGPRHVRHLLDAISAKIDDPGFLDYLRDLFLSDAVTFDLGGSELSRGLPQESDLTGTLLNIFFDPVDREVMAIREEVHKKNPRIKDESVLHTPVRVYAVRYLDEMMVVTTGSKMLTLEVRDRILAVLEKGLGVKVDRFGSSVHSAVSEKMEFLGMEFQAVPPSVLHPPMSEKAKRARKMYLKRKAAEAQELKNARETRRKKLGLKILNHLFKKVRRGHEFEFGFRIEDEVQRQFKGWAEETVVEYFKSQDHCRYWHRLFTSGDFLSLNRVREQLPPTLVDSYDQLHEALNRFLMPRRGYNMTEEVERLEDEEDERQYEKRTVEDLTELKMRVNAPIELVRKAVKLAGFTNTMGRPRPIKLLLCLDDADIIKWYAGVGRRWLDFFCCCRNFKMVKIVVSYHLRFSCFLTLAEKHECTKRQAISHYTKDLKVTNEDGVPEVFFPTEREIKMMGDKNLSDPKPVDGALTMILVRLAVDETSHPCLAHFCAGTDTALYRIRLLQNRLNVDPLNEKKWVQGLSAIHESLNKKCLPLCSMHASDLLLGKITLQDIDCTQFVDVV from the coding sequence ATGCTACCCCGCCTCGCGCGGGCGCACCGCCGCGTTCTCCTCCCCACACCCCGCACTCTCTCCACCGCCACCGTatccgcgccggcgccggcgccgctctCTGCCGCGGAGCTCGAGGCCCTGCTACGCCGGGACCACTActccgccgccacccgccgcttCCACTCCCTCCTCCCGCTCCTCTCCCACCCctcgctcctcctcgcctccgccctcctcctccgccgccgctcccacccctccgctgctccccctcctctcccccctccgctccccaccaccaccgcctccccCACCTCCCCCACCTCCCACCTCCGCCTACTCATCCCGTCCCGCCTCAAGGGCCGCCCGCTCGCCCTCCCCACCCTCCCACTCCGCCTCGCCATcctctccgccgcctccgccctcgACGCCGTCTTCGCCCCGCGCGCCGCCACCTTCGCCTACCGCGCCcgccacgccgccatccgctACCTCCGCTCCATCCCCAACGCCACCTGGTTCTTCCGCGCCGCCATCCCACGCCAGCCCTTCGGGCCCCGCCACGTCCGCCACCTGCTCGACGCCATCTCCGCTAAGATCGACGACCCCGGGTTCCTCGACTACCTGCGCGACCTCTTCCTCTCCGACGCCGTAACCTTCGACCTCGGCGGCTCCGAGCTCAGCCGCGGGCTCCCGCAGGAGTCCGACCTCACCGGCACGCTGCTGAACATATTCTTCGATCCCGTGGATCGAGAAGTAATGGCCATCCGGGAGGAGGTGCACAAGAAGAATCCCAGAATCAAGGACGAGAGCGTCCTGCACACGCCTGTCCGAGTGTACGCGGTCCGGTACCTCGACGAGATGATGGTTGTCACCACCGGGTCGAAGATGCTCACGCTCGAGGTCAGAGATAGGATCCTCGCGGTGCTGGAGAAGGGCTTGGGGGTGAAGGTCGACAGGTTCGGGAGCTCAGTGCACAGCGCGGTGTCGGAGAAGATGGAGTTCCTGGGGATGGAGTTCCAGGCCGTGCCGCCGTCGGTCTTGCACCCTCCCATGTCGGAGAAGGCCAAGAGGGCGAGGAAGATGTACCTGaagaggaaggcggcggaggcgcaggaGCTGAAGAATGCACGGGAGACTCGGAGGAAGAAGCTCGGGTTGAAGATACTCAACCACTTGTTCAAGAAGGTGAGGCGGGGTCACGAGTTCGAGTTTGGTTTCCGCATTGAGGATGAAGTGCAGCGGCAGTTCAAGGGTTGGGCAGAGGAGACGGTGGTCGAGTACTTCAAGTCGCAGGACCATTGCCGTTATTGGCACCGGTTGTTCACGTCTGGCGACTTCTTGTCATTGAATAGGGTGAGGGAACAGTTGCCACCAACGTTGGTGGACTCCTATGATCAATTACACGAAGCACTGAACAGGTTCTTGATGCCGAGGAGGGGCTACAACATGACTGAGGAGGTGGAGAGGCTAGAAGATGAGGAGGACGAAAGACAATATGAGAAGAGGACTGTCGAGGACTTGACAGAgttgaagatgagggtcaatgcacCAATAGAGCTTGTAAGAAAGGCGGTAAAGTTGGCTGGGTTCACAAATACCATGGGCCGTCCACGGCCAATAAAGCTGCTTCTCTGTTTGGATGATGCCGATATCATCAAATGGTATGCCGGTGTCGGGAGGAGGTGGCTAGATTTCTTCTGCTGCTGTCGGAATTTCAAGATGGTCAAGATTGTTGTGAGCTATCACTTGAGGTTCTCATGCTTCCTAACATTGGCGGAGAAGCATGAGTGCACCAAGAGGCAAGCAATTAGCCATTATACAAAGGATTTGAAGGTGACAAATGAAGATGGAGTGCCAGAAGTGTTCTTCCCAACCGAGCGGGAGATCAAGATGATGGGTGATAAGAATCTCTCGGATCCAAAGCCTGTGGATGGAGCCTTGACAATGATCCTGGTCAGATTAGCAGTCGATGAGACCTCCCATCCATGCCTGGCACATTTTTGTGCTGGAACAGACACCGCGCTTTACAGAATTCGTCTTCTGCAGAATCGCCTTAATGTTGATCCTTTGAATGAAAAGAAGTGGGTCCAAGGGCTAAGTGCCATTCATGAGAGTTTGAACAAGAAATGCCTCCCGTTGTGCTCCATGCATGCAAGCGATCTGCTTCTTGGCAAGATTACTCTCCAAGATATTGATTGTACTCAGTTTGTTGATGTGGTGTGA